In Nymphaea colorata isolate Beijing-Zhang1983 chromosome 5, ASM883128v2, whole genome shotgun sequence, one genomic interval encodes:
- the LOC116254897 gene encoding probable membrane-associated kinase regulator 4, whose protein sequence is MHPSSRGSHSNLEPCDDLNTSFIDEDYIDMEVHSTTFLCYSINSSPDFEFNMSVQEKDSLTSPADELFYKGKLLPLHLPPRIQMVRKLLHSCDQEKTSPLSSQGATPYESCSVTPFQFCQVSGELNSDEYFHDCTMNLGSTADGADVTSSSSCAKKAWCKKLKLIKQLAFGGKLKASKAYLRSLFGKSGCSEGQCTAAVKNNSKCRKESLFRVDTSAEKAMKDCLKNKCTKVTKRNPFEEMQRESRKAPIKEDAGHRKSFSGAIKALSFSGVNSLSSPSLLSLTGETDGYNGLHLLKRSSSVNSDVERSIQGAIAYCKQTQLLCPRRSASEVGFFSLTAASRVAASETKERPGLCRG, encoded by the coding sequence ATGCATCCCTCAAGCAGGGGATCACATTCAAATCTAGAGCCATGTGATGACCTCAACACTTCCTTCATTGATGAGGATTACATAGACATGGAAGTCCACTCCACCACCTTCCTCTGTTACTCCATCAACTCCTCTCCGGATTTTGAATTCAACATGTCTGTCCAAGAGAAGGATTCACTCACTTCACCTGCTGATGAGCTCTTCTATAAGGGCAAGCTGCTTCCTCTCCATCTCCCACCGAGGATTCAGATGGTGAGGAAGCTCCTGCATTCCTGTGATCAGGAGAAGACATCCCCACTTTCCTCTCAGGGTGCCACTCCATATGAGTCATGCAGTGTGACCCCATTTCAGTTTTGCCAAGTCAGTGGAGAACTGAACTCAGATGAGTATTTCCACGACTGCACCATGAACCTTGGTAGCACCGCCGATGGTGCTGATGtgacttcttcctcctcttgtgCCAAGAAAGCATGGTGCAAGAAACTGAAGCTGATCAAGCAGTTGGCTTTTGGCGGCAAGCTGAAGGCTTCGAAGGCGTATCTTAGATCTCTTTTTGGTAAGTCCGGGTGTTCTGAAGGCCAATGTACCGCAGCAGTTAAAAATAACTCAAAGTGCAGGAAAGAAAGTCTGTTTCGGGTCGATACTTCTGCAGAAAAGGCGATGAAGGATTGCTTGAAGAACAAGTGCACCAAAGTGACTAAAAGAAACCCATTTGAGGAGATgcagagagagagcagaaaagCACCAATAAAGGAAGATGCAGGCCACAGGAAGTCTTTCTCAGGTGCCATTAAGGCGTTGTCATTCTCTGGAGTTAATTCATTGTCGTCTCCTTCTTTATTGTCCTTAACTGGGGAGACAGACGGGTATAATGGCTTGCATTTACTGAAGAGGAGCAGCAGCGTTAATTCTGATGTTGAGCGTTCGATACAAGGAGCCATAGCTTACTGTAAACAAACGCAGTTGTTGTGTCCAAGGCGGAGCGCCAGTGAGGTTGGATTCTTTAGTTTGACTGCTGCTTCAAGAGTGGCGGCCAGCGAAACCAAGGAAAGGCCTGGGTTGTGCAGAGGATGA